In a single window of the Luteolibacter yonseiensis genome:
- the rsgA gene encoding ribosome small subunit-dependent GTPase A — MTLKELGWNDDLEKAHAAFAGKGWIPARLIRETVINYGAFIKGGDEIDVVLCGRVWHEAACDADLPAVGDWVMIELGDENHPSVIRAMLPRRTCFSRKMPGNSSQAQVIGANIDIVTVVTDAGADFNIRRMERYFMLIGRSGAKALVLVNKSDLLPIEQSQAAAAEIAALWDGASVHVTSAVSGQGLKVLKKYIKKGTTMCIVGSSGVGKSTLVNQLYGDDWQWTGEVNEITGKGRHTTTSRELVPLRNGGMLIDNPGMREIQMWTDESTLRDSFADVTALAADCKFSDCSHRKDAKCAIRAAVEAGTLDAGRYENFLNLENEIAALKKRSEKRQMAVERWAKRNSVKARNLADRIQLEKDDRGDV; from the coding sequence ATGACCTTGAAAGAACTTGGATGGAACGACGATTTGGAAAAAGCCCACGCGGCCTTCGCGGGAAAGGGCTGGATCCCCGCGCGGCTGATCCGCGAGACGGTCATCAACTACGGCGCGTTCATCAAGGGGGGCGACGAAATCGACGTCGTGCTCTGCGGCCGGGTCTGGCATGAGGCCGCCTGCGACGCGGATCTGCCTGCCGTGGGCGACTGGGTGATGATCGAGCTCGGCGATGAAAACCATCCGTCGGTCATCCGGGCGATGCTGCCGAGACGGACGTGTTTCTCGCGGAAGATGCCGGGCAACAGCAGCCAGGCGCAGGTTATCGGGGCGAACATCGACATCGTCACCGTTGTCACGGACGCGGGGGCGGACTTCAACATCCGCCGCATGGAGCGCTATTTCATGCTCATCGGCCGCAGCGGTGCGAAGGCACTGGTTCTGGTGAACAAGTCCGACCTCCTTCCCATCGAGCAAAGCCAGGCCGCGGCGGCGGAGATCGCGGCCCTGTGGGACGGTGCCAGCGTGCACGTCACCAGCGCGGTGAGCGGGCAGGGGCTCAAGGTGCTCAAGAAATACATCAAGAAGGGGACCACCATGTGCATCGTGGGCTCCAGCGGGGTTGGAAAGTCCACCCTGGTGAACCAGCTCTATGGTGACGACTGGCAGTGGACCGGCGAGGTGAACGAGATCACCGGCAAAGGCCGCCACACCACCACCTCCCGCGAGCTCGTCCCGCTGCGGAACGGCGGCATGCTCATTGACAACCCGGGCATGCGCGAAATCCAGATGTGGACGGATGAGAGCACGCTGCGCGACAGTTTCGCGGATGTCACCGCGCTCGCCGCGGATTGCAAGTTCTCGGACTGCAGCCACCGCAAGGACGCGAAATGTGCCATCCGCGCCGCCGTGGAGGCGGGTACGCTCGACGCCGGGCGTTATGAAAATTTCCTCAATCTCGAAAACGAGATCGCCGCGCTCAAGAAACGCTCCGAGAAGCGCCAGATGGCCGTCGAACGCTGGGCGAAACGCAACAGCGTGAAGGCCCGCAATCTGGCGGACCGGATCCAACTGGAAAAGGACGACCGCGGCGACGTGTGA
- a CDS encoding metallophosphoesterase — MNEPVRVLSDLHLGHKVSRIREVSTLRPLIAGAGTVIFNGDTWQELARVYFQHSSAMLAELKELCREEGAEAVFLPGNHDPGWTGPGWVELAGGRIIVTHGDALLFDGSPWKREILVNNGRVKELWDRFPHAHEDIGQRLEVARAVASELRSVEYPSGRKFILRAMDAVFPPMRAVKMIESWLTQGTEGDKFCANYFPNAEMLVIGHFHHRGSWLRNGRRIINTGSFMPPGRSHWVEWNDGWLSHGVIEESSGIWQKGETHEVWRF; from the coding sequence ATGAATGAACCCGTCCGGGTTCTCTCAGATCTCCATCTCGGCCACAAGGTCTCGCGCATCCGTGAGGTTTCCACCCTGCGACCGCTCATCGCCGGAGCAGGGACCGTCATTTTCAATGGCGACACCTGGCAGGAACTCGCCCGTGTTTATTTCCAACATTCGTCCGCCATGCTCGCGGAGCTGAAGGAACTATGCCGCGAGGAAGGTGCCGAAGCGGTTTTCCTCCCCGGCAATCACGATCCCGGTTGGACCGGTCCCGGCTGGGTGGAACTGGCGGGCGGCAGGATCATCGTCACCCATGGTGACGCGCTGCTCTTCGACGGCTCACCGTGGAAACGCGAGATCCTCGTCAACAACGGGCGCGTGAAGGAGCTATGGGACCGGTTTCCCCATGCGCATGAAGACATCGGTCAACGCCTGGAGGTCGCCCGTGCCGTGGCCAGCGAACTGCGTTCGGTGGAATACCCGAGCGGACGCAAGTTCATCCTCCGTGCCATGGATGCGGTGTTCCCTCCCATGCGGGCGGTGAAAATGATCGAGTCCTGGCTCACCCAGGGGACGGAGGGGGACAAATTCTGCGCCAATTATTTTCCGAATGCGGAGATGCTCGTCATCGGCCACTTCCATCACCGGGGAAGCTGGTTGAGGAACGGCCGCCGCATCATCAACACCGGGTCGTTCATGCCGCCGGGTCGATCCCACTGGGTCGAGTGGAATGATGGCTGGCTCAGCCATGGCGTGATCGAGGAATCCTCGGGGATTTGGCAAAAAGGAGAAACGCACGAGGTCTGGCGCTTCTGA
- a CDS encoding GbsR/MarR family transcriptional regulator — translation MNAEAAKLKQAKDEFVSQWGALGTQWGINRTMAQIHALLMTSPVAMTTDEVMDELQISRGNAHTNLKELVAWGLLRVVVKKGERREYFEAEKDVWTMFTIIARERKRREIDPALAIVHKCAEETRDISTTEGKAFFAQMRALEEFVSFASKMSDRVASMKHGIAVQLATKILG, via the coding sequence GTGAACGCGGAAGCCGCCAAACTGAAACAGGCCAAGGACGAATTCGTCTCCCAATGGGGCGCGCTTGGCACGCAGTGGGGCATCAACCGCACGATGGCCCAGATTCACGCGCTCCTCATGACCTCGCCTGTCGCGATGACCACCGACGAGGTGATGGACGAACTGCAGATCAGCCGCGGAAACGCCCACACGAATCTCAAGGAACTCGTCGCCTGGGGCCTGCTCCGGGTGGTGGTGAAAAAGGGCGAACGCCGGGAATACTTCGAAGCGGAGAAGGACGTGTGGACCATGTTCACCATCATCGCCCGGGAGCGGAAACGCCGGGAGATCGACCCCGCGCTGGCCATTGTTCACAAATGCGCGGAGGAGACCCGCGATATTTCCACGACGGAAGGTAAGGCTTTCTTCGCGCAAATGCGCGCGCTGGAGGAATTCGTCAGTTTCGCTTCGAAAATGTCCGACCGCGTCGCATCCATGAAACACGGAATCGCCGTGCAACTCGCGACCAAGATTCTCGGCTAA
- the accD gene encoding acetyl-CoA carboxylase, carboxyltransferase subunit beta: MGIFSKPRLRSLDRREDMPEGLWVKCPDCGALIHTLELKQNLHVCVHCSHHFLIDSRERIAMLADEGSFEETEAGLVSANPLGFAGYEAKTAALREKTGLDDAVISGRLTIDGQKAMIAVMDFKFFAGSMGSVVGEKITRAIETAIAEKRGVIIVSASSGARMQEGMLSLMQMAKTCGALARLSEAKLPYISLLTHPTTGGVTASFATIGDINLAEPKCMIGFAGPRVVKETTHQNLPPGFQTAEFMLEHGLIDAIVPRTKLRERLGSLLAYMMPQ, translated from the coding sequence ATGGGTATTTTCAGCAAACCCCGCCTGCGCAGCCTCGACCGACGTGAAGACATGCCCGAAGGACTTTGGGTGAAATGTCCGGACTGCGGCGCGCTGATCCATACGCTCGAACTCAAGCAGAACCTCCACGTCTGTGTGCATTGCAGCCACCATTTCCTCATCGATTCACGCGAGCGCATCGCGATGCTGGCGGACGAGGGATCGTTCGAGGAAACGGAAGCGGGCCTCGTTTCCGCCAATCCGCTGGGCTTCGCCGGTTACGAAGCGAAGACCGCGGCACTGCGGGAAAAGACCGGTCTGGACGATGCGGTGATCTCCGGCCGTCTCACGATCGACGGCCAGAAGGCGATGATCGCGGTGATGGATTTCAAATTCTTCGCCGGATCGATGGGCTCCGTCGTCGGCGAGAAAATCACCCGCGCCATCGAGACCGCCATCGCGGAAAAACGCGGTGTCATCATCGTCTCGGCCTCCTCCGGCGCACGCATGCAGGAGGGCATGCTTTCCCTGATGCAGATGGCGAAGACCTGCGGCGCGCTGGCCCGCCTGTCCGAAGCGAAGCTGCCTTACATCTCGCTGCTGACCCATCCGACCACCGGCGGTGTGACCGCCTCCTTCGCCACCATCGGCGACATCAACCTGGCCGAGCCGAAGTGCATGATCGGTTTCGCCGGCCCGCGCGTGGTCAAGGAAACGACCCACCAGAACCTGCCGCCCGGTTTCCAAACGGCGGAGTTCATGTTGGAGCACGGCCTCATCGACGCCATCGTGCCGCGGACGAAACTGCGGGAGCGGCTTGGCAGCCTGCTGGCGTACATGATGCCGCAGTGA
- a CDS encoding HEAT repeat domain-containing protein: MMFFPCGHLTAQGIDRLPEALLSGHERYEADWNQILEDRIKAGEPMPGWSDPGLDRPGVPADRAEPLEHLAFWLRYGGGSMPTAEARRRILEAIRMDVAATPQVLRFLPQDKPSARIVAELLPKLPAYLDEDGEKARETRAWVYQYSGLLRDEVLADCQKARWRLYQDRNGSDPSLNALMAREPAEANRLFKTLMEGSDQGLAVVAARLLLEMAPGEESFRRKLIEAASSPVSPDEVKEIAVETLVSQKWEGRESWILDSLGQEGVLEAIWFWNGIRNEPDRWIPLLAGKLEKPGMARNRAVELLVWFDRPDSIRPLLPWLKDRDWSFASEDGLKSMIGSLAKLDIQECADGLVQWVTEDNPAETKTWAADALVRYKRADAVPVLKRLLLEFGNTDRYHRGVVFQSIQKLGGFEPEETVAALEAYFNAFPETPHELGTVEGAMRSDNPLIHDGAGFANALLQTSPELLSAIERRADVVEKDNPVLAKHLRQLAVRYFAAGAGRILAKELEEGRLDEPGLVLGLTYRREKNPLWNGGDFREPAGKPGTVGGLASVLSGDGGLMHAALARDDGGSRLAVLAAATFTGDLLDLGQVRKLLDEENEELADAAWSYLLNRADLAALAVVDEVKTAKEPDISMAYKLMNTSRADQDLVRSISGISVPPGEVMSLFHMSGGQGERSVLFYPERAFAIQDFGEGRRGICELNDAQIARLKDYSIRYRIDDLPSMRMPVSDGVRLGYAHVTSTRRRFFVMGSPAGSLEELRMYDDRKYSEGSVVYAGLIGLFEKLFNELDLKIHRGDGVEVLTPRERGHVGTVWKKGGDLRVFVNSVVKGAPGFWQRVDEKTGAFLGAADEPPEVPRLETWQVLFPGSGKEDDPEIHPWQVRSGDAFVHSGRFKDADGLWLCRAGKDPELLLEGFFHGERVSSDGKWCVVVKRSGSAMTEAQKVVRINLETKETFPLDLEEAGSFSPIAFINGSGKFLIRRARQILPLSGGERIGPEAAEYHLLNPADGSSQLVKGDFIPLKRKLSRPLQAGANPLAGWATKAEKLMEGAVTRVGLYDSGDFKFKTAREVKGIAFESTDMWVDEEKRVIHAVADGDLVKIPLDGK, encoded by the coding sequence ATGATGTTTTTCCCGTGCGGGCATTTGACGGCGCAGGGGATCGACAGGCTTCCAGAAGCCTTGTTGTCGGGTCATGAGCGATATGAGGCGGACTGGAACCAGATCCTGGAAGACCGCATCAAGGCGGGGGAACCCATGCCGGGATGGTCCGATCCCGGGTTGGACAGGCCGGGTGTTCCCGCGGATCGGGCGGAACCACTGGAGCACCTCGCTTTCTGGCTGCGGTATGGCGGCGGTTCGATGCCCACGGCTGAGGCACGGCGGAGGATATTGGAAGCCATCCGCATGGATGTGGCCGCCACGCCACAAGTGCTGCGGTTCCTGCCGCAGGATAAACCTTCGGCACGGATTGTCGCGGAGCTTCTTCCCAAACTGCCGGCCTATCTGGACGAGGATGGGGAAAAAGCCCGTGAGACGAGGGCATGGGTTTATCAATACTCCGGGCTGCTGAGGGACGAAGTGCTGGCGGATTGCCAGAAGGCGAGGTGGCGGCTCTATCAGGATCGAAACGGCAGCGATCCTTCCTTGAATGCGCTGATGGCGCGTGAACCTGCCGAAGCCAACCGACTTTTCAAGACTCTCATGGAAGGCTCCGATCAAGGGCTCGCGGTGGTCGCCGCCCGGCTGTTGCTGGAGATGGCACCCGGTGAAGAGTCCTTCCGCCGGAAATTGATCGAGGCGGCGTCCTCCCCCGTTTCGCCGGATGAAGTCAAGGAGATCGCGGTCGAGACACTGGTGTCCCAAAAGTGGGAGGGCAGGGAGTCCTGGATTCTGGACAGTCTCGGACAAGAGGGTGTCTTGGAAGCCATTTGGTTTTGGAATGGGATTCGTAACGAACCGGATCGCTGGATTCCCTTGTTGGCGGGGAAACTCGAAAAACCTGGTATGGCCAGAAACAGGGCTGTCGAGCTGCTCGTGTGGTTCGACCGTCCGGATTCCATCCGTCCGCTTCTGCCGTGGCTGAAAGACCGCGACTGGAGTTTCGCTTCCGAGGACGGGTTGAAGAGCATGATCGGGAGCTTGGCCAAGCTGGATATCCAGGAGTGCGCGGACGGCCTCGTCCAATGGGTGACGGAAGACAACCCCGCTGAAACCAAGACATGGGCTGCGGACGCGCTGGTCCGTTACAAGCGGGCCGATGCGGTTCCCGTCCTCAAGCGGCTGCTGTTGGAATTCGGCAACACCGACAGGTATCATCGGGGCGTGGTCTTTCAATCCATCCAGAAGCTCGGTGGCTTCGAACCGGAGGAAACCGTCGCTGCTCTGGAAGCCTATTTCAACGCCTTTCCTGAGACGCCGCACGAGTTGGGGACGGTTGAGGGTGCGATGCGGAGTGACAACCCTCTCATCCATGACGGAGCGGGCTTCGCGAACGCTCTTCTCCAGACTTCACCGGAACTGCTCTCCGCGATCGAGCGGCGTGCGGACGTTGTGGAAAAGGACAACCCGGTGCTGGCGAAACACCTCCGCCAGCTCGCCGTGCGATATTTCGCCGCCGGCGCAGGCCGCATCCTGGCAAAGGAACTTGAGGAGGGGAGGCTGGACGAGCCCGGACTTGTGCTGGGTCTCACCTATCGGCGGGAGAAGAATCCGCTGTGGAATGGCGGAGATTTCCGCGAACCGGCAGGGAAACCAGGAACCGTTGGCGGACTGGCCTCGGTCCTTTCCGGAGATGGCGGACTGATGCATGCCGCCTTGGCGCGCGACGACGGTGGCTCGCGGCTGGCGGTCCTGGCCGCGGCGACCTTCACCGGAGACCTGTTGGATCTCGGGCAGGTGCGGAAGCTTCTCGACGAGGAAAATGAGGAACTCGCGGATGCCGCATGGAGTTATCTGCTCAACCGGGCGGATCTGGCGGCGCTCGCGGTGGTGGATGAGGTGAAAACAGCGAAAGAGCCGGATATCAGTATGGCCTACAAATTGATGAACACGTCCCGGGCTGATCAGGATCTGGTCCGCTCTATTTCGGGAATCTCCGTACCGCCGGGCGAAGTGATGTCCCTGTTTCACATGTCAGGAGGACAGGGGGAGCGGAGCGTGCTTTTTTACCCGGAGCGCGCATTCGCAATCCAGGATTTTGGCGAGGGACGCCGTGGCATCTGCGAATTGAATGACGCCCAGATTGCCCGGCTCAAGGACTACAGTATCCGCTACAGGATCGATGACCTGCCGTCCATGCGCATGCCTGTGTCCGATGGCGTTCGTCTCGGATATGCGCACGTGACATCGACACGGAGAAGATTTTTCGTGATGGGCAGCCCCGCCGGTTCGCTTGAAGAACTCCGGATGTACGACGACAGGAAGTATAGCGAAGGCAGCGTGGTTTACGCGGGACTCATCGGGCTGTTTGAAAAGCTTTTCAACGAACTCGATCTGAAAATCCATCGTGGGGACGGAGTTGAGGTTCTGACGCCCCGGGAAAGAGGGCATGTCGGCACCGTGTGGAAAAAGGGAGGAGATCTGCGCGTGTTTGTGAACAGCGTGGTCAAAGGCGCTCCCGGGTTCTGGCAGCGGGTGGATGAGAAAACGGGTGCGTTTCTCGGTGCGGCGGACGAGCCGCCGGAAGTTCCCAGACTGGAAACATGGCAGGTATTGTTTCCCGGTTCCGGAAAGGAGGATGATCCCGAAATCCATCCTTGGCAGGTAAGAAGCGGAGACGCGTTCGTCCACAGCGGGCGCTTCAAGGATGCGGACGGCCTCTGGCTGTGTCGTGCGGGGAAAGATCCGGAGCTTCTGTTGGAAGGATTTTTTCACGGGGAAAGAGTGTCCTCGGATGGCAAATGGTGCGTGGTCGTGAAGAGGTCCGGCAGCGCGATGACAGAGGCGCAGAAGGTCGTCCGCATCAATCTGGAAACGAAAGAAACCTTTCCCCTGGATCTGGAGGAAGCCGGGTCGTTCAGCCCTATCGCATTCATCAACGGAAGCGGGAAATTCCTCATCCGCAGGGCCCGTCAGATTCTTCCTCTTTCCGGTGGGGAACGCATCGGACCGGAGGCGGCCGAATATCATTTGCTGAATCCGGCCGATGGATCGTCACAGCTCGTGAAAGGCGACTTCATTCCACTCAAGAGAAAGCTGTCCCGACCGCTGCAGGCCGGTGCGAACCCGCTGGCGGGTTGGGCCACGAAAGCGGAGAAGTTGATGGAAGGCGCGGTTACCCGTGTGGGTCTTTATGATTCGGGAGACTTCAAATTCAAGACCGCGCGTGAGGTCAAGGGCATCGCCTTCGAATCCACCGACATGTGGGTGGACGAGGAAAAGCGGGTCATCCATGCCGTGGCAGATGGAGATCTTGTGAAGATCCCGTTGGATGGGAAATGA
- the rlmB gene encoding 23S rRNA (guanosine(2251)-2'-O)-methyltransferase RlmB, with the protein MKPRFSAPHGGNNKQARENRHVQTVETITPSLDEDDLMAIVAEQKEPFILILDCVQDPHNLGAILRTADAAGVHAVVAPKDKAVGITETVRRVSVGAADHVPFAQVTNLARTMEKLKAAGLWLVGTSDHATAKSIYDLDLKGPLAIVLGAEEKGMRRLTEENCDFLASIPMAGKVECLNVSVATGVCVFEAVRQRRVAHE; encoded by the coding sequence ATGAAACCGCGTTTCTCCGCGCCTCACGGCGGAAATAACAAACAAGCCCGCGAAAACCGCCACGTCCAGACGGTGGAAACCATCACGCCATCGCTGGATGAGGATGACCTGATGGCGATCGTCGCGGAGCAGAAGGAGCCTTTCATTCTCATCCTCGACTGTGTGCAGGACCCGCACAACCTCGGAGCCATCCTCCGCACCGCGGACGCCGCCGGCGTGCACGCCGTGGTCGCGCCAAAGGACAAGGCGGTCGGCATCACCGAGACCGTGCGGCGTGTGTCCGTCGGGGCGGCGGATCACGTGCCCTTCGCGCAAGTCACCAATCTCGCCCGCACCATGGAAAAGCTGAAGGCCGCCGGTCTCTGGCTCGTCGGCACGTCGGACCATGCGACCGCGAAGTCCATCTACGATCTCGATCTGAAGGGTCCGCTCGCCATCGTGCTGGGAGCGGAGGAAAAAGGCATGCGCCGCCTGACCGAGGAAAATTGTGATTTTCTCGCCTCCATTCCGATGGCGGGAAAGGTCGAGTGCCTGAACGTCTCCGTCGCTACCGGTGTCTGCGTCTTCGAGGCGGTGCGCCAGCGCCGGGTGGCCCATGAATGA
- a CDS encoding mechanosensitive ion channel family protein, translating into MLFQKTSFKLKLACLLAAVLAFSNESPADAPGLKKVLESMGDQKSTPSGEKPDDRLARLQQWRKEGAESIARFDDPAAAASLPAGITPQDLEERRNEAEQTVQNIDRYLKSLDVAVSESKALEATRKETDAWVGFKELPPYSILMLDELRNEQDAMRGKLSSHESSMVVFQRALAPLLVETRANEEAANKLPVDGDDAVKWRRDASQAKARQFAVRVGLIQTSCEILGYQIESTRAELALLDRKIKIARSSTRFGKEDLAKIESASSERKAALTKELDAVQKRQKSATTARKQEQSALDALLASAPEGKAPEGLDLAKFRMDLANERVDTLEAVAEAFENLRQLEAMILSSYQERKSWYDAAKPDSRTKSLLALRDLRDRLNAWQVFIENEISGINADLSRLDSRYASTDPSDPKAPLMAEQRKGKAEKLAVFQRISRSVGSHLKLLERWIVDFTPRDKKTINQQLTESATEAWDLLLRIWSFEVTSSEEKVEVQGQVITTKVPVTLGGLLRALFFFTIGYAILARIANRIQGTITRRGHIAEAQAKTLRNWAMIVAAVFLAIGTLSLLKIPITIFAFFGGALAIGLGFGSQTLIKNFICGIIVLFERKIRVGDIVDVGGLSGTVSEINTRSSVLRGGDGKETLVPNSFFLENRITNLTLSNRRVRRTLSVRVAHGSSPQTVSTIIKECVERHGLILKEPAPVITFEDITDNAYVFTAFYWTEFNDKTNGDVVASDIRFMLEKRFSEAGIEFAGAKQDFPVRTDQPLQLEWIGNSNSPLA; encoded by the coding sequence ATGTTGTTTCAAAAAACTTCCTTCAAGCTGAAGCTGGCCTGCCTGCTCGCGGCCGTGCTCGCTTTTTCCAACGAATCTCCCGCCGATGCGCCGGGGCTGAAAAAGGTGTTGGAAAGCATGGGGGACCAGAAGTCCACACCCTCCGGGGAAAAACCGGATGACCGTCTGGCCCGCCTCCAGCAGTGGAGAAAGGAAGGGGCCGAGTCCATCGCCCGGTTCGATGATCCCGCGGCGGCGGCTTCGCTGCCCGCCGGCATCACGCCCCAGGATCTGGAAGAGCGCCGGAATGAGGCGGAGCAGACGGTCCAGAACATCGACAGGTATCTCAAGTCGCTGGATGTGGCGGTTTCCGAAAGCAAGGCTCTGGAGGCCACCCGCAAGGAGACGGATGCCTGGGTAGGCTTCAAGGAGCTTCCTCCCTACTCGATCCTCATGCTCGACGAACTGCGGAACGAGCAGGATGCCATGCGCGGCAAGCTTTCGTCCCATGAGTCGTCGATGGTCGTCTTCCAGCGTGCTCTCGCCCCGTTGCTGGTGGAAACGCGGGCGAACGAGGAGGCCGCGAACAAGCTGCCGGTCGATGGGGATGATGCCGTGAAGTGGAGGCGGGACGCCTCGCAGGCCAAGGCCCGGCAGTTCGCGGTGCGTGTCGGTTTGATCCAGACCAGCTGCGAAATTCTCGGCTACCAGATAGAAAGCACCAGGGCCGAGCTCGCGCTGCTGGACCGGAAAATCAAGATCGCCCGCTCAAGCACCCGGTTCGGCAAGGAAGATCTGGCGAAGATCGAATCCGCCAGCTCCGAGAGAAAAGCGGCGCTCACCAAGGAACTCGACGCGGTCCAGAAGCGCCAGAAATCCGCCACCACGGCGCGCAAGCAGGAACAATCGGCGCTTGATGCCCTGCTTGCCTCCGCTCCGGAGGGGAAAGCGCCGGAGGGCCTCGACCTCGCGAAATTCCGGATGGATCTCGCGAACGAGCGGGTGGACACCCTTGAAGCCGTGGCCGAGGCGTTTGAAAACCTCCGCCAGTTGGAAGCCATGATCCTCAGCTCCTATCAGGAGCGGAAGTCCTGGTATGACGCCGCCAAGCCGGACTCCCGCACGAAATCACTGCTCGCATTGCGTGATCTGCGGGACCGCCTCAATGCTTGGCAGGTTTTCATCGAGAACGAGATTTCCGGCATCAATGCGGATCTGAGCAGGCTGGATTCGCGCTACGCCTCGACCGATCCGTCCGACCCGAAAGCTCCCTTGATGGCCGAGCAAAGGAAGGGCAAGGCGGAGAAGCTCGCGGTCTTCCAGCGGATTTCCCGTTCCGTCGGAAGCCACTTGAAACTTCTGGAACGGTGGATCGTGGATTTCACACCGAGGGATAAGAAGACGATCAACCAGCAGCTCACCGAATCCGCCACCGAGGCCTGGGATCTGTTGCTGCGGATCTGGTCCTTCGAGGTCACGAGTTCGGAGGAAAAGGTGGAGGTCCAGGGGCAGGTCATCACCACCAAGGTGCCGGTCACGCTGGGCGGGTTGCTGCGGGCGCTGTTCTTTTTCACCATCGGTTACGCCATCCTCGCAAGGATCGCGAACCGGATCCAGGGCACCATCACCCGCCGTGGCCACATCGCGGAAGCGCAGGCGAAGACGTTGAGGAACTGGGCGATGATCGTGGCCGCCGTCTTCCTGGCGATCGGCACGCTTTCGCTGCTGAAAATCCCGATCACCATCTTCGCCTTCTTCGGGGGCGCGCTCGCCATCGGTCTTGGTTTCGGTTCGCAGACCCTCATCAAGAATTTCATCTGCGGCATCATCGTGCTTTTCGAGCGCAAGATCCGCGTGGGCGACATCGTGGACGTGGGCGGGCTGTCCGGAACCGTCTCGGAAATCAACACCCGTTCCTCCGTCCTGCGCGGTGGCGACGGCAAGGAGACGCTGGTGCCGAATTCGTTTTTCCTCGAAAACCGGATCACGAACCTGACGCTGTCCAACCGGCGGGTGCGGCGCACGCTTTCGGTGCGGGTCGCGCACGGATCCTCCCCGCAGACGGTCAGCACCATTATCAAGGAATGCGTGGAGCGTCATGGATTGATCCTGAAAGAGCCCGCGCCGGTCATCACCTTCGAGGACATTACGGACAACGCCTATGTCTTCACCGCCTTCTACTGGACGGAGTTCAACGACAAGACGAATGGCGACGTCGTGGCCAGTGACATCCGTTTCATGCTGGAGAAGCGCTTTTCCGAAGCCGGCATCGAATTCGCCGGTGCCAAACAGGACTTTCCGGTGCGCACCGACCAACCTCTCCAGCTCGAATGGATCGGCAACTCCAACAGTCCGCTGGCATGA
- the ribD gene encoding bifunctional diaminohydroxyphosphoribosylaminopyrimidine deaminase/5-amino-6-(5-phosphoribosylamino)uracil reductase RibD translates to MSDDVLRMRAALDEARKGIGRTAPNPPVGAVIVKDGVVLGKGWHRKAGEPHSEREALADARGKDVRGSTIYVTLEPCSTHGRTPPCTQGLIEAGVKRVVYACVDRNPDHAGRADELLTAAGIEVVSGVCADEAEKILRPFFKVRETGLPWVIWKTAMSLDGRITRPPGEGQWLTGDLARADVQKLRSTVDAILTSGETVRRDNPALTIRVPELLEGRTQPWRVVATDKPETMPSDAPLFSDEWKERTLIRPRHDLEKTLRGLVKEQGVLTVMVEAGGVFSAALFEAGLVDEAVIYYAPILCGGPSPGLAGNGLRESLKMEEVEFRQLGNDVRVSGLVK, encoded by the coding sequence ATGAGTGATGACGTGCTCCGGATGCGGGCGGCGCTGGACGAAGCCCGGAAAGGGATCGGCCGGACCGCGCCGAATCCCCCGGTGGGCGCGGTGATCGTGAAGGATGGCGTGGTGTTGGGCAAAGGCTGGCACCGCAAGGCAGGGGAGCCCCACTCCGAGCGCGAGGCCCTTGCGGATGCCCGTGGCAAGGACGTCCGTGGTTCCACCATCTACGTCACGCTTGAGCCTTGTTCCACCCATGGCCGCACTCCTCCCTGCACCCAGGGCCTCATCGAGGCTGGAGTGAAACGGGTGGTTTACGCCTGTGTGGACCGCAACCCGGATCACGCCGGACGTGCGGACGAACTTCTGACCGCCGCAGGGATCGAGGTGGTCTCCGGTGTCTGCGCGGATGAGGCGGAAAAAATCCTCCGCCCGTTTTTCAAGGTTCGCGAGACCGGACTGCCATGGGTCATCTGGAAGACCGCGATGAGCCTCGATGGCCGCATCACCCGGCCGCCCGGCGAGGGCCAATGGCTCACCGGCGATCTCGCCCGCGCGGACGTTCAGAAACTCCGCTCCACCGTGGACGCCATCCTGACCAGCGGCGAGACGGTGCGCCGTGACAATCCCGCGCTGACCATCCGCGTGCCGGAGTTGCTTGAAGGCCGCACCCAGCCGTGGCGCGTCGTCGCCACGGACAAGCCGGAAACGATGCCTTCGGACGCGCCGTTGTTTTCCGACGAATGGAAGGAACGGACCCTGATCCGTCCGCGTCATGATCTGGAAAAAACCCTGCGCGGCCTGGTGAAGGAGCAAGGCGTTCTCACCGTGATGGTGGAAGCCGGGGGCGTCTTTTCCGCCGCGCTCTTCGAAGCCGGACTCGTGGACGAGGCCGTCATCTATTACGCTCCGATTCTCTGCGGTGGTCCCTCGCCCGGATTGGCTGGGAATGGGCTGCGGGAGTCTCTGAAGATGGAGGAAGTGGAGTTCCGGCAGCTCGGGAATGATGTGAGGGTGAGCGGGCTGGTGAAATGA